GCCTGCGCCTTCAATGCGACGACGACGAAATCCTGAACGCCCAGTGCGGCGGGATCGTCGTCGGCTGCAACCGGGATCGTCGATTCGCGATCGCCGTCGAGCACGCGGATGCCGTCTGCGCGAATCGCATCGAGCGTCTTGCCGCGCGCGAGCACGCCGACGGTGTGACCGGCACGCGCAAGCGCCGCCGCGATCAAACCGCCGATCGCGCCTGCACCGACCACCACCGTACGGGGAGAAGAAACGCTCATGTTTGCCTCAGTTGCCTCAATTTCGATAGGACGGATCAAGCCGGTCGACCTGGCGGAGCAGCGCATCGAGCACGTCGCGACCGGCGCCGTGACGCGGATCGAATTGCAGCGAATCGCGTGTGCAGCGCGCAGCGATATCGTCCGGAATCACGCGGGCGGCGCCAAGCCCGGCGGTCGCCAGCTGGATTTCGCATGCTCGGTTGAGCGTCCACAGTCGCGAGAAGGCTTGCGCGATCGTCGTCCCGACCGCCAGCAGCCCGTGATTGCGCAGGATCAGCAACGACTTGTCGCCGAGATGCTCGATGAGACGCGGACCTTCATCCGCACGGATCGTGATGCCCTCGAAGTCGTGATACGCGACCATTCCGTAGAGCTGCGCGGAATAGAAGTTCGAGTTCTCGAGCCCCACCTGCGAGCACGCGACCGCGAGGCCCGCCGTCGTGTGCGTGTGCATCACACAGTGCGCGTCGGGACGCGCCCGATGAATCGCAGCATGAACGACAAAGCCGGCCGGATTCACCGGATAGTCCGACGCGCCGATCACCCGCCCGTCCAGATCGATCTTGACCAGATTCGACGCCGTGACCTCGGTGTAGTGGAGGCCAAACGGATTAATCAGGAAATGCGTCTCGGGACCGGGGATGCGGACCGTGATGTGGTTGTAGATCAACTCAGTCCATCCGAGCATCGCGAACAGACGATACGTGCCGGCCAGCTGGACGCGTAGCGCACGCTCGTCGTCGGCCGGATCGGAGTTCCCGGCGGTGCGTGCGGACGGGGAATCGACGGCTTGCATGACGGTCTCCTGATTCTGTTCGATATGGAAAGGCAGATTACTTCATTCTACAGAATGGTCACGCTTCGTTGCTGGTGCAACGAGATTAACTGAAATCGCACCATGGATCGTTGATGATCACACTTGAGTCGGCCCTGCCTCTGGACGTGCGC
This portion of the Paraburkholderia flava genome encodes:
- a CDS encoding class II aldolase/adducin family protein → MQAVDSPSARTAGNSDPADDERALRVQLAGTYRLFAMLGWTELIYNHITVRIPGPETHFLINPFGLHYTEVTASNLVKIDLDGRVIGASDYPVNPAGFVVHAAIHRARPDAHCVMHTHTTAGLAVACSQVGLENSNFYSAQLYGMVAYHDFEGITIRADEGPRLIEHLGDKSLLILRNHGLLAVGTTIAQAFSRLWTLNRACEIQLATAGLGAARVIPDDIAARCTRDSLQFDPRHGAGRDVLDALLRQVDRLDPSYRN